A genomic region of Ureaplasma urealyticum serovar 8 str. ATCC 27618 contains the following coding sequences:
- a CDS encoding DUF1410 domain-containing protein has translation MKLTLTKDSETKEVDLVLSEDKLSATADLSELSEGTYKVSKLTLNNVEVSLSDELKKVEMTPTPKKNEAIASGVKIGEVKNGVAYIEVTFSKFELADQNKKDFVLEVNKNQNGTSASIKATDLTYNEQTKTLSGKLNGLESNTNYEISKLTLNGNEIKFDQEELLKSYVDQAKLIMSFNKNDKKVNIKLENFNILDSFQNNQPLLTFDIEITKKDGITQVVHKSLTKNQLLNKDGLEIDLKDKMNGTNVNYEVKLTNAKLLNISIKEKAIETK, from the coding sequence TTGAAATTAACTTTAACTAAAGATAGTGAAACAAAAGAAGTTGACTTAGTATTAAGTGAAGATAAATTAAGTGCAACAGCTGATTTAAGTGAGTTAAGTGAAGGAACTTACAAAGTTTCTAAATTAACATTAAATAATGTTGAAGTTAGTCTAAGTGACGAACTTAAAAAAGTTGAAATGACTCCAACACCTAAAAAAAATGAAGCTATAGCAAGTGGAGTAAAAATTGGCGAAGTTAAAAATGGCGTTGCATATATTGAAGTTACATTTAGCAAATTTGAACTAGCAGATCAAAATAAAAAAGACTTTGTTTTAGAAGTTAATAAGAATCAAAATGGCACTTCAGCATCTATTAAAGCAACTGATTTAACTTACAATGAACAAACTAAAACACTTAGTGGCAAATTAAACGGACTAGAATCAAATACAAATTATGAGATTTCAAAACTTACTTTAAATGGTAATGAAATTAAATTCGATCAAGAAGAATTATTAAAATCATATGTTGATCAAGCTAAATTAATTATGTCGTTTAACAAAAATGATAAAAAAGTTAATATAAAATTAGAAAACTTTAATATTTTAGATTCTTTTCAAAATAATCAACCGTTATTAACGTTTGATATAGAAATAACAAAAAAAGATGGCATAACACAAGTTGTTCACAAATCATTAACAAAAAATCAATTACTAAATAAAGATGGTTTAGAAATTGATTTAAAAGATAAAATGAATGGAACAAATGTTAATTATGAAGTTAAATTAACAAATGCTAAATTACTAAATATTTCTATAAAGGAAAAAGCTATAGAAACAAAATAA